gCTCCCcgtcatgcataaggcgtgggaaatgtcctattgggcaattcaactgtgctgaaatggtataatagtaaaaaatatattcttttgttttccacataaGAAAcaagtcataaaggttttgaatgacatgaggatgaataaatgatgacagacattttatttttgggtgaactaaaccTTTTGACTTCAAGGCGTATGTCTTAAtctttgaaattgaaatataatTGTgtcaatttaataatttattttgtcaaaaaacaaacacatttttttaaactcttttttttaatggatgatTAAGACCAACTAATTAAGAAAAAGCAGCCAAAAGGAGAAATCCatcaatattgtttaaaaagcatctcatgATGAGATCTAAggaagctgcttgataaaatgccaaacgctttaaaatattttggatTTTGGGGGAAAATCCCCCTgggattttctttattattaataataataataataatgataacaatattattatactatattattgaatgtattattattattattaacaattattacaattattaacaATTAGCATTAATagttaatgataataataatatattattattattattagtcagaGGATAATTCCCAAACCATTTCAAATATTTGAATTTTCCCTCTATATAAAATAAGAAAGTCATCCCTCAATTACCTTACTGTCTGCTAGTCGTCCCACGCCTGCTGATTGGCTAAATGGGTTCTCTACTCTTCGAGCGGGTGATAGGGGCCTCTCTCTATTTCCACCCGGGGTCAGTTTAGAGGGAGATCTCTGTGTTGTTAATTGGGAAGACTGTTGTGTGCTCATCTGAATCGCTGTGTTCAACGTAAGCTGTGTTTTCATTGGAAGATGTGTTTTGGGTGGTACGGTTGGTTTTGGAGGCTGCAGGGGCGGTAGCGTCGGAGGTGGAGGGTGGACTTGTGGGGACTGATTTGTGGATAATTTGCCCAAGAGTGGCTGGTATGCTTTGGTCTTTTCTCTAGCTAGGCTCATCCAGCCTGGCTCCTGTACAGCATCATTGCTTTCTGTTGTATCTTGGGTAGATGGTCTTCCATctgttaaacaataaacactttttatatttacacttataccatggtctgtttgaatactggattctgattgtaTCAGCTGTAAACACGATCGgtcaataatatattttgagagtTTAACAGAGAGTGTAAGAAAGTAACACTTACTGTCTGTGGCTGTAAACTGAGGGTCCAGATTCTGCGAATCTTGTCTTCTGGGAAGACTTGATTTACTTTTGGAATTGGCATCACACATATTTTTAGGTGTTTCGGCTTTCCAGACATGCTCTTCTGAGACGGGCGTCCTTTGAGTAGACTCTAAACTGTACCGTTTGGTTTCATCCTTGATTTTGGAAACATCAGATCGATATTTCAGAGACAGAGAGGTGGTGCGAAGCTGCACTCCAAAAGCATTCTTCCTGTCCTCAGGTTCCTCTGTTTTTTCAGCATCCACATATTCTGTAGACATCTCCGTCTTTTTAAGCTGGTTTCCTGATGTTGGTTTGGAGGTAATAGGAGATATTACTTCTCTACCAGAATTGCTTTTCGTCTCTTGCGTTTGATGTTGAAGGTGATTTTGCAGCTCGCTCGGTTTCGTCTCCCTTGCTTCATCTTTCTGTGGTTCTGTGTTGGGTCTGCTGGATTTTGTCTTGATTCCTGGAGCACCTTTCAAATTGCCCTCATTTGGCTTCGCCACACTTTCGCTGGGTGTTTTGGAGCGATATTTTGCAGATGCGATGGAAAACTGGAATGACACAGAGTTAAGCGACAACGTGTCTTTTCCAGAAGGCGATCCAGTGACTCCTTTAGAGACTGCAGTTGGTGATATTTCAGGAGTGTATGGTTCCGGAAGAACCTCCCAAGACTTCGCTGAAGCTTCTGTGGCTCCTTTTGGAGATGTAGGGCTCCTCATTTCCAATGTAGGCTTTCTGATGGGAGGCACGGGATGTAATCTGAATGATGCTTCTGGCAGGATCCCATCTTTTTTATCCGTGCCGCACAGAAGATTCTCACTCGACCTCCACAATCTTTTATTGTCAGAAATCGGAATGTTTTGAGTATGGTGCTTCTGGATAGGTGAATGGGCTCTTAACGGTTCCGTCTCCCTTGATGTCTGTGTGGATTCCAAAATTCCAAAAGGTGACAATCTGCCCGATAACATGGGCTGCAGATAGAGAGGATTATTGGTGACCCTTCCCTCAGATTCCCCggactcttttagcatttcaaCATTAGGAGATAGTAAGTTAATTTCTGTAGGTTTTTCTTCCTGGTTCTGCACCGACAGGGTTGGAGTGGTTGGTTTTGGTTCTGGAGATGTAAGTTTGTCTCGCATCTTCAAAGTCGGAGAGGAATATAATCGATGTCGCATGGTTTCTGTGGTCGTCAGGGTTTCATCATCGTCCTCCTCAGACAGAATGTTGTCCAAGTCATTGACGCTTTCAGAAAGATGTCTTGGAGTGAGAGATGCCTGGAAAGAGAGACAACAGACTGCTGCTAAATTCATTGTTTAGTGAGTGGTTAAAAAAGCTTGTGACTATGCGACCCAGTCTgcgaaaacccagctaaagtcttTTTTGTGATTTCCCTATATAatgtaaagcagtggttctcaaactttttctttgtaaggccccctttgtgttaagtgcatcgctttgcggccccccgtataaagacgtataatcttaaacttatgattttaattaaaccaaaaacattcagttatacaatgctggaacctcaattcttttggttggtggtgtcatttttctgatgtttgattgcataaaatctatgataaatttctatatttcataaaatgccaaaaaatctgtggcccccctggatccatcttggggccccccagggggccacggcccccagtttgagaaccactgatgtaaAGAACTTTCTGTAAAGTAAAGAACTTTCCGTGAAACCCttgatatgtattttttttaactcgCAATTTCAATTTGCGCAATTTGAAAGGTAATGGCAATGCAAGAATGTTAACAGCTTTGAAGCATGTGAGATTGGTATGTGTTTTATTGCCCTTGCGATCTCACCATTGGCGCTCTTTTGACCCTTGTGCTGACTCGCTGGTTCCTCGGTTTGACTTACATGCGATGGCGGGCGGCTGAGTTATCCAGCCTGGGCGTGTAATTCACATGGCTACTGAAGTCAACGCCTGCGGTGGGTGTGGTCAAGGCTGGGGTGGGgctgatgattggctgaggGAGTGGCTTAAAAACTGGGGATAGAGGTCTTGAGGATGGCTGAAAAGGGTCGCtctgaatacaaaaaaaattgtgatAGTATAACTGAAGAATCTTTCTTCATGTTTTTAatggtttgttttgaaaaacaaatgggTTGCAGGCTTGATTGTACACGAGAATGTTACCTGTTCTTCCTCTTCACTTCCTGTTCCTGCTAAACTCAGAGAGCTCAGATGCTTTTTAGACTCTGGATACTGTATAAGAAATGACAGACAACTTAAATATAAACAGCACTATAGTCACAGGGGAAAAAAAAGTTCTGTTTTAAGTTTATGTTCTTCACCTTGTAGACTGCTTCATGCATCACTTGCTCGTGGAAAGACATCTCAGGTGGGCTGCAGGGTAAACCATCGTCCTCTGAAGTGGCTCCCGAGTCTTCTGTGCGTCTGCTGGGAATCAGCATCGGAGGAGGTCCTAGACGTAAGTTCTGCTGCTGTAGTTTTAACTACCAAAACAGAACCGCAAGTGTATTGATTCCACTTATGCTGAATCTAAGCTTAAACTGAAGTTCAGTGCTTCCtcttctttataaaataataatacagtcGATTATCTCTCAAATGTTTCATAATAAGATGAAAAATAAGATTATTGAAGATGCATGTAATGCTACTATAAAGAACATCTGCTCACCTGCAGTGCCTTAATTTTTCCTTGAACGTTCTCTTGTGAAAGAACCCGTGTTGGTTCTGTAGACTGTGGCTGGTCAGTAAAGAAGATGCTATCGTGGGACAGAGCCCTTGAGCTTAGACATTGAGGGTACCTGAGGATCAGATCCAATAACTGTTTCTTTAATAGATatattgtatgtactgtatatagtaaataaatgcatatgAAATATCACAAGTCATGACATTTTTTGAACTATTTGGGATGTGGTTTCTCTCTTGTACAATGTCTGcactaaaacaatataaaatgcaatataaaataaagccAAAGTGTGAACACTCCCAATGGTTTAGTCCAGTGTCACTCCAATGAATACAGATCTGAACTGGATTATGCCGTGTGAACAAGGCTTGCATTACTATGCTATCTTGTaatgtatattgtcttttttgtacagtctgtctatttatactttgcactgttcgtctgcactacatactgtcacttaagtctgtaaagtcatacagttgtttgtcatacagttgtctgACCAACTGCGTCCTACTTTGTATGGAGTACGcacccaagactttcactcaccacacgtggtgatgtgacaataaaagtgagttgagttGTAATGACTGTCAATAACATTTGTTATGTGTTACAGAAGTCAGCCGTGACAGCATGTGACAGGTCAGCCACTTACAAACACTCGTCCTCAGAATCATAGCTTTCTCTACCGCCTTCTGGAGCAGTGATATCACTGGCAGAATGGCTTTGCTTCATCAGGCCATCGCTTTCCTTCTTCTTCAGTTTCCCAAAAAGACGAGTCTTCAGCTGCTTAAAACGTGACTTCTTCCTTCCTATAAATGTAAACCAAAAATCAGGATTTGATTTCGACACAGAAATACAGATTTATTATGTTACACATTACTCGTGACACTATGTCAACTATTCGCAGCTTAACGCACAATGCACAAAGTTAGAGACTTTTTTGTCTGCTTgtatataaacaacattttttttaacattaaacacTCATATTTGAGGTCAAGTATGGTTTATTAAAAAGATCAggaatgtatatatatattattgtgtttatcagtatatcaggaatgtgctgttctgttaccaacatttttcaaaatatcatcttttgtgttctgcagagcaaagaaattcatacaggtttgaaatgacaagaggggcgtgtaaatcatgacagaattttcattttgaaggtgaactactcctttaactatATCTGCTATTGATGACTTTATTTGCAAAAGCAATAAGACTGTGTGTTACAGGAATTTACTGTAGTTATCTTAATAAAAGGATTTTTGTAACAGCagcaaaaatgtgaatttatttcaatataaagACACAAACCTGCCAGTTCCTCTCCGTTTTTGTCCATTTCTCCGAGATTAGAGTCCATGTTTGTCTGCAGGTTCAGGTTAAAATTTcacctaaaaaataaaatataaaacatatatcatTGATATGCAACGCTGCTGCTTAATATAGGTCTGTAACTGAAGAAATCCAGTTAACAACTAGAATTGATCGAAAATCCCATTCGATTGTGTGCGAGATGCTGCATGTCGAGTGTTTACTCTTTGCATGCGCTTTAGTGCATCATTTCCTGTGTTCAAAGGTGTTAAAATCTTGTCCCGGGCATTTGTAAGATTCTTCTGCCATGCCCTTTGATCGTGTTTTCAGTTTAAAGGTCCTTGTGAAATGTTGCAATTTTTTCACAAACACTAAAAAACACCTATTGAGTCTTTATTGCCTTGTGTAACTGACCATCTCACAAGCTTAGATTACTGAGATCATGTGTATGACTATTATATACAGTACCGGCATTATGATACAGTATTACATGATTCATGACGCAGACGAAAAGGCGCATCACTCTctctttgcttttatttttgcaaacatGGCCACACAGAACGTAACGCTTTCATACTGCTGGGCTTGTTTTACCGGCAAACCACAGAGTGCATAAACGCCTCCTCTGTCTTTTAATCGGCTTTGTATCGCGATATATCAGTGGCCTTTTGTACTACAAATGCAGTGACATCTGAGGACAGAGAATAGTTCACTTTGGCCTGGGAAGAAACACCGGTTGCCTGGTGCTGCACAAGAGTGACGCAAAGTTAGacaaacactgtgtgtgtgtgtgtgtgtgaccacAGCCTGGGAAACCACGCTCTTAGCAATGCATTAATCACACATTAACTGAAGCATCAGTAGGATACAAGCTGGGGTATTCCAGTCTCACTTTAGTTCAATGAACTGTTACTCAGAGGTAGATATCAGAGAGATTTTATGCAGTTACGTTTCTTTTAGTTATCTTTAGTTAACTGTATGCTTCGCCTAAAATATAGCctggagaaaataaaatattgaaaatgtaatggttataatagtaattgtattggttttaatggaaactaaaaTGGTGTCTAtgatccctgctgaaaaaaacaatagaaccccaacagaaaccatcacggaaattctaatggtttgcaTTAGAATATCCTTACAACccaatagctttttccattaaaccattacaaaattcctttttatagtgtgttttgggcattattccaataggatttaacatcccaccaatagaatccatcccATACCAGTAGAACatttacagtttccatttaaaccaatacaaatccctttaaagccAATAAAACCAATAACTTCCCTAGGgaatccctgctgaaaaaatctaAACCATTgaagaagttataatggttttattggctttaaagggatttgtattggtttaaatggaaactgtaattgttctactggtatgtgatggattctattggtgggatgtttaATTCTACTgtaataatgcccaaaacacactataaaaatttattttgtaatggttttaatggaaaaagctaatggttcataatggtattttaagggaaaccattagaatttctgtgatggtttctgcctgctgaaaaaacaatagaaaccattaaataagtattccctgctgaaaaaaaccataGAAACTATTaaggaagttgtaatggttttaatggttttatagggatttgtatcggttttaatggaaactgtaatggttctactggtatgtgatggaatCTAATGGTGGGATGTTTAATTCTACTgtaataatgcccaaaacacactagaaaaaacaattttgtaatggttttaatggaaaaagctaatggttcataatggtattttaatggaaaccattagaatttatgcaatggtttctattgggtttctattgtttttttcagaagggctattttctgttgttttttcagcaagGTGCTtctgagaaataaaaacagaaacaaatcaggcgatttttaaaacacataaaacgtatggaggtgtaaaatgaatatagattgtaaaggtaaaaaaataacCTTGATTTGATTAAATTCGATGAGAAaggtttgagttcatattgagatcttcaataatattgactttcaCTGGCAGACTtttgcaaatctgagctcagtttgtgacattgttgagatctcttttgaaactctcagacatttgtgagattgcTGGGTCTGACATACAAGACACAGTCGCAAAGTTTCATCTGTTTTTCATTTCTTATGGGTGTCTGTGCAAAATTTGCTGTCAGTGATACAAGGCATTGTGTGTGGTGACC
This sequence is a window from Triplophysa rosa linkage group LG4, Trosa_1v2, whole genome shotgun sequence. Protein-coding genes within it:
- the cracdlb gene encoding LOW QUALITY PROTEIN: serine/arginine repetitive matrix protein 1 (The sequence of the model RefSeq protein was modified relative to this genomic sequence to represent the inferred CDS: substituted 1 base at 1 genomic stop codon), whose protein sequence is MDSNLGEMDKNGEELAGRKKSRFKQLKTRLFGKLKKKESDGLMKQSHSASDITAPEGGRESYDSEDECLYPQCLSSRALSHDSIFFTDQPQSTEPTRVLSQENVQGKIKALQLKLQQQNLRLGPPPMLIPSRRTEDSGATSEDDGLPCSPPEMSFHEQVMHEAVYKYPESKKHLSSLSLAGTGSEEEEQSDPFQPSSRPLSPVFKPLPQPIISPTPALTTPTAGVDFSSHVNYTPRLDNSAARHRMXVKPRNQRVSTRVKRAPMASLTPRHLSESVNDLDNILSEEDDDETLTTTETMRHRLYSSPTLKMRDKLTSPEPKPTTPTLSVQNQEEKPTEINLLSPNVEMLKESGESEGRVTNNPLYLQPMLSGRLSPFGILESTQTSRETEPLRAHSPIQKHHTQNIPISDNKRLWRSSENLLCGTDKKDGILPEASFRLHPVPPIRKPTLEMRSPTSPKGATEASAKSWEVLPEPYTPEISPTAVSKGVTGSPSGKDTLSLNSVSFQFSIASAKYRSKTPSESVAKPNEGNLKGAPGIKTKSSRPNTEPQKDEARETKPSELQNHLQHQTQETKSNSGREVISPITSKPTSGNQLKKTEMSTEYVDAEKTEEPEDRKNAFGVQLRTTSLSLKYRSDVSKIKDETKRYSLESTQRTPVSEEHVWKAETPKNMCDANSKSKSSLPRRQDSQNLDPQFTATDNGRPSTQDTTESNDAVQEPGWMSLAREKTKAYQPLLGKLSTNQSPQVHPPPPTLPPLQPPKPTVPPKTHLPMKTQLTLNTAIQMSTQQSSQLTTQRSPSKLTPGGNRERPLSPARRVENPFSQSAGVGRLADSKDKGKTACKNTTSEADVTKKTTVSSKIELTNRQEPISANTEAPTVTTEPSPASEVCHHLQPRSDGAEPSWMELAKRKSLAWSDKTLE